The Candidatus Nanopelagicales bacterium region TCGTCGGCGCGAGCGTCGATCAGGACCGTTGGCCTCAAGACGCCCTCAGGGGTCATGGTCCCGCCGGTCGCCACGCTGGCTCCGTTTTCGACAGCGGCCTGTATCCAACCGGCCACGCGATCCCGCTCCGCGGTTGAGATCATCGCCGAGACCTCAGTCTCCTCGCTCAGTGGATCCCCCACGACCAGCGACTCGACTTGATTGACCAGCGCCTCAATGAAGCGGAGCTTCACGGACTCCTCCACAAGGATCCGCTGCGTGGAGATGCACGACTGCCCAGCGTGGCCGAAACCCGCCAGCCGCACCCCCGCAGCAGCGCGCTCCACGTCAGCGTCTTCGCAAATGATCAGCGGCGAGTTGTTGCCGAGCTCCAGACCGACTCGCTTGCGGGGAGCCTGCTGGCGGATAGCCCACCCAACCGGCGGCGAACCAGTGAACGAGATCAGTGCCACGTCGGGGTGATCGACCAAGGCACTGCCAACCTCACTCCCAGGCCCAGGGACAACGCTCAAGTACTCCAGCGGAAGGCCAGCGTCGAACAGTGAGCTCGCCAGCGCCAGAGCCGACAACGGCGTCTGCCCAGCGGGCTTGACCACGACCGGGCACCCAGCGGCGATGGCGGGGCCCACCTTGTGCGCGACAAGATTCAAGGGGAAGTTGAACGGACAGATGGCCCCGACAACCCCAATCGGCCGCCGCATGACGAAGCCGATATGGCCCTCCCCCGCCGCGGACGCGTCCAGGGGCACGTACTCTCCGCCAATCGTGCGGGCCCCGGCCGCACTGAAAC contains the following coding sequences:
- a CDS encoding aldehyde dehydrogenase family protein, which encodes MDVSESTREFPVAGDWGSGGHSAQVRAPFDGSIIATVPQFGAADIDRAVEAGRAALRTNPLPRHRRAAILDLAAQNLEQRKESIARTLALEAAKPITQARGEVDRAASTLRFSAAGARTIGGEYVPLDASAAGEGHIGFVMRRPIGVVGAICPFNFPLNLVAHKVGPAIAAGCPVVVKPAGQTPLSALALASSLFDAGLPLEYLSVVPGPGSEVGSALVDHPDVALISFTGSPPVGWAIRQQAPRKRVGLELGNNSPLIICEDADVERAAAGVRLAGFGHAGQSCISTQRILVEESVKLRFIEALVNQVESLVVGDPLSEETEVSAMISTAERDRVAGWIQAAVENGASVATGGTMTPEGVLRPTVLIDARADDDVCANEIFGPVVVVRGYSQLAEAVAEANDTKYGLQAAIFTDKFDVAMMAVQELDFGGVLVNEVPTWRADQMPYGGLRDSGNTREGPAWAIHEMTEERLVVLRLP